The following are from one region of the Azospirillum thermophilum genome:
- a CDS encoding sensor histidine kinase, which produces MGQLASRSTPTTPEASTHSDVPALSPKRISAPVLWRAPNGGQPIPPEQIDKLFLPFKRGEARAGSRGLGLGLYIASQIAQAHDGRIDVRSDANDTCFRFKMPLKG; this is translated from the coding sequence GTGGGCCAACTTGCCAGCCGATCAACACCAACGACCCCGGAGGCGTCGACCCACAGCGATGTTCCGGCTTTGTCCCCTAAGCGTATATCCGCGCCCGTTCTATGGCGTGCCCCCAATGGGGGGCAGCCCATCCCGCCCGAGCAGATCGACAAGCTCTTCCTGCCCTTCAAGCGGGGCGAGGCGAGGGCTGGGAGCCGGGGGCTGGGCCTGGGGCTCTACATCGCGTCTCAGATCGCCCAAGCCCATGACGGCAGGATAGATGTGCGCTCTGACGCGAATGACACCTGCTTCAGGTTCAAAATGCCACTGAAAGGCTAG
- a CDS encoding nucleoside hydrolase, whose protein sequence is MRPPPRRLVIDTDPGVDDALAILLALASPEVEVVGLTTVFGNASVELTTRNARAVLAAAGRTDVPVATGAAAPLAGAYAGPVPQVHGADGLGDGGLGFPQEPALASTVAAAEFLWRSAQGHPGELTILALGPLTNLALALRLHPDLPRHVAGVVIMGGNALVPGNANPCAEANMLGDPEAGDVVLGAPWPVTMVGLDVTHKAVLPGAAIARVTAPDRPANRLLAAALPHYRNFFERTNGIDGIYLHDPSAVAYVVAPHLFTTAGWPVRVETQGMSRGKTWPCLGDTDDPAPAAWQGRPTVRVAVGVEGDQVAALVEDRLSA, encoded by the coding sequence ATGAGGCCCCCGCCCAGGCGGCTGGTCATCGATACGGACCCCGGCGTGGACGACGCGCTGGCCATCCTCCTCGCGCTCGCCTCCCCGGAGGTCGAGGTGGTCGGCCTGACCACCGTGTTCGGCAACGCGTCCGTCGAGCTGACAACCCGCAACGCGCGGGCCGTGCTGGCGGCGGCCGGCCGCACGGACGTCCCCGTTGCAACCGGTGCCGCCGCACCTTTGGCCGGGGCGTACGCGGGGCCGGTCCCCCAGGTCCATGGCGCTGACGGGCTGGGGGACGGTGGCCTGGGCTTCCCCCAAGAACCCGCACTGGCGAGCACCGTGGCAGCCGCCGAGTTCCTGTGGCGGTCCGCCCAAGGACACCCTGGCGAGCTGACGATCCTGGCGCTGGGGCCGCTGACGAACCTCGCGCTCGCGCTCCGGCTCCACCCGGACCTGCCCAGGCACGTGGCCGGGGTCGTCATCATGGGCGGGAACGCGCTTGTACCGGGCAACGCGAACCCGTGCGCCGAGGCCAACATGCTGGGCGACCCCGAGGCCGGCGACGTCGTGCTGGGCGCGCCCTGGCCCGTCACGATGGTCGGGCTCGACGTGACGCACAAGGCGGTCCTCCCCGGTGCCGCCATCGCGCGGGTCACGGCGCCCGACCGGCCCGCCAACCGCCTCCTGGCGGCGGCCCTCCCGCACTACCGCAACTTCTTCGAACGGACGAACGGCATCGACGGCATCTACCTGCACGACCCGAGCGCCGTCGCCTACGTCGTGGCCCCCCACCTCTTCACCACGGCCGGGTGGCCGGTGCGGGTCGAGACCCAAGGCATGTCGCGGGGCAAGACATGGCCATGCCTGGGTGACACCGACGACCCGGCGCCTGCTGCCTGGCAAGGCCGACCCACCGTGCGCGTCGCGGTCGGGGTCGAAGGGGACCAGGTCGCGGCACTCGTCGAAGACCGCCTGTCGGCATAG
- the wrbA gene encoding NAD(P)H:quinone oxidoreductase produces the protein MSRILVLYYSSYGHIGAMAAAIAEGAREAGAEVVVKRVPELVPEAVAQAAGYAPDPTPVATVNELPDYDAIIFGTPTRFGNMASQMKNFLDQTGGLWFQDKLVGKIGSVFTSTGSQHGGQESTILSMHIVLLHLGMLVVGLPYTFKGQMRMDEVTGGSPYGASTLADDGHGGDRRPSANELDGARFQGRHVAALAIALAHGRERLRTPSGG, from the coding sequence ATGAGCAGGATCCTCGTTCTGTACTATTCCTCTTACGGCCACATTGGGGCTATGGCCGCTGCGATCGCCGAGGGCGCCCGGGAAGCCGGCGCCGAGGTCGTGGTGAAGCGGGTTCCGGAACTGGTACCAGAGGCGGTCGCTCAGGCGGCAGGATACGCGCCCGACCCAACGCCGGTCGCCACGGTGAATGAACTGCCGGACTACGACGCGATCATCTTCGGCACGCCGACGCGCTTCGGAAACATGGCGTCGCAGATGAAAAACTTTCTGGACCAGACCGGCGGCCTATGGTTCCAGGACAAGCTCGTCGGGAAGATCGGCAGCGTGTTCACCTCGACCGGCAGCCAGCACGGCGGACAGGAGTCTACGATCCTGTCGATGCATATCGTGCTGCTGCATCTGGGCATGCTGGTTGTTGGGCTGCCGTACACCTTCAAGGGCCAAATGCGCATGGACGAGGTGACCGGCGGGTCGCCCTACGGCGCCTCGACGCTCGCCGACGATGGCCACGGCGGCGATCGCCGGCCAAGCGCCAACGAACTTGATGGCGCCCGCTTTCAGGGGCGCCACGTGGCCGCACTCGCCATCGCGTTGGCACATGGCCGCGAGCGACTGCGCACACCGTCCGGGGGGTAA
- a CDS encoding HD domain-containing protein — MAPLDQLPGLDGRLARQLGFLMEADRLKGVLRGSRIADGSRRENTAEHSWHLALFALVLREWAVGDVDVWRVVQMLLLHDLVEVECGDTPLFDADAADTQAGLEEAAADIVFGHLPSDQAGALRALWAEFEEARTPDAKFAKALDRLQPILLNHAVGGGTWADYAVDEGRERALTGRIADGAPALWGVAQAVFADAVARGWLRPVPGTMP; from the coding sequence ATGGCGCCGCTGGACCAGTTGCCGGGCCTGGATGGCCGGCTCGCACGCCAACTCGGCTTCCTGATGGAGGCGGACCGCCTCAAGGGCGTGCTCCGCGGCAGCCGCATCGCCGACGGGTCCCGGCGCGAGAACACGGCCGAGCACTCCTGGCACCTGGCGCTGTTCGCCCTGGTCCTGCGGGAATGGGCCGTCGGCGACGTGGACGTCTGGCGCGTCGTCCAGATGCTTCTCCTGCACGACCTCGTCGAGGTGGAGTGCGGGGACACGCCGCTGTTCGACGCGGACGCTGCCGACACCCAAGCCGGGCTGGAGGAGGCCGCGGCCGACATCGTCTTCGGCCACCTGCCCTCGGACCAGGCCGGCGCGCTGCGGGCGCTCTGGGCCGAGTTCGAGGAAGCACGGACGCCGGACGCCAAGTTCGCGAAGGCGCTCGACCGGCTCCAGCCCATCCTCCTCAACCACGCCGTGGGCGGCGGGACCTGGGCTGACTACGCGGTCGACGAGGGCCGGGAGCGTGCGCTGACGGGCCGTATCGCCGACGGCGCACCCGCTTTGTGGGGGGTCGCGCAGGCGGTGTTCGCCGATGCCGTCGCGCGCGGCTGGCTCCGCCCGGTGCCGGGGACTATGCCATGA
- a CDS encoding helix-turn-helix domain-containing protein has translation MRAPHDPPGDPTGAAVTTRLPNLGARLRRLRRLRGIKQGVFAAVARVTQATVSRWERGEIEPGPEAVERLLAFLGDGAGCPPDGALRRLVESSLLPTHLIADHDHRLLAASTAREREWGRAASDLAGLPLWRFATGEIQAAEERLEGLGWWDEPSPGPVELATGRGDRGLRIEPGLMVWERLYLADGTPVRLCTTVPGVSA, from the coding sequence ATGAGGGCGCCACACGATCCGCCCGGTGACCCCACCGGCGCCGCTGTCACCACACGTCTGCCCAACCTCGGGGCACGCCTCCGGCGCCTCCGCCGCCTCCGCGGGATCAAGCAGGGCGTGTTCGCCGCGGTCGCGCGCGTGACGCAGGCCACGGTGTCGCGGTGGGAGCGGGGCGAGATCGAGCCCGGCCCGGAGGCGGTCGAGCGATTGCTCGCCTTCCTCGGCGACGGTGCCGGCTGCCCACCCGATGGCGCCTTGCGCCGCCTCGTGGAATCCAGCTTGCTGCCGACACACCTGATCGCGGACCACGACCACCGCCTGCTGGCGGCCTCCACGGCGCGCGAGCGGGAGTGGGGGAGGGCCGCCTCCGACCTCGCCGGCCTGCCGCTGTGGCGCTTCGCCACCGGTGAGATCCAGGCCGCGGAGGAGCGGCTGGAGGGGCTTGGCTGGTGGGACGAGCCGAGCCCGGGGCCGGTCGAGCTGGCCACGGGCAGGGGCGACCGCGGGCTCCGCATAGAGCCCGGCCTCATGGTCTGGGAACGGCTTTACCTGGCGGACGGCACGCCGGTCCGGCTCTGCACCACCGTCCCCGGCGTCAGCGCATAA
- a CDS encoding ester cyclase, producing MTIDNKELVRRFNIEVIQNGNEAAFNAMMAPDFINHVAPQGMPNGPESMWNTFQNILRPALSGLRVIIHDQIAEGDKVTTRKTISGVHTGTLAGIPATGRDVAIDVIDIVRVQDGKYAEHWSVNTLSNVLAALSKS from the coding sequence ATGACGATTGACAATAAGGAGTTGGTTCGCCGCTTCAACATAGAGGTCATTCAGAACGGCAATGAAGCCGCATTCAACGCAATGATGGCGCCGGACTTCATCAATCACGTCGCCCCCCAGGGCATGCCTAACGGTCCGGAAAGCATGTGGAACACCTTCCAGAACATTCTTCGGCCCGCCCTGTCGGGCTTGAGGGTGATAATCCATGATCAGATCGCCGAGGGTGACAAGGTCACCACCCGCAAGACAATCAGCGGCGTTCACACCGGTACACTGGCCGGAATTCCTGCGACAGGACGTGACGTGGCCATCGACGTTATCGATATCGTGCGTGTTCAGGACGGCAAATATGCTGAACATTGGAGCGTGAACACTCTGTCGAATGTTCTTGCTGCACTATCGAAGTCGTGA
- a CDS encoding LysR family transcriptional regulator, with the protein MLDALTLDQMRIFVTVVEAGSFRAAAVRLSRVQSAVSHAVANLEAELGLTLFDRSGHRPVLTPGGRALLADARAILLKVDSLRARARGMCEGVELSLSIAVDCLFPLAAVSAALKELHDAYPAVGVEVIVGPLGVPFAALYEGKATVGIVVGGDLRDPRIELEALSSLSFVAVVAAAHPLAARSRTGDEVTATELTDHLQIVQADPTPLSEGRDFGVLSPGTWRVSGQDTKQALILAGAGWGRLPRWAVERDLAEGHLVRVRASALGRDGEAVVDAFLAHRNDTPFGPAACAFRTALRRHAHKELSRATPPSRE; encoded by the coding sequence ATGCTGGACGCACTCACGCTCGACCAAATGCGCATCTTCGTCACGGTGGTGGAAGCCGGGAGCTTCCGTGCCGCGGCTGTCCGCCTGTCGCGCGTTCAATCAGCGGTGAGCCACGCGGTGGCCAATCTGGAGGCTGAGCTCGGACTTACCCTTTTCGACCGATCGGGCCACCGACCGGTGCTCACGCCGGGCGGGCGGGCATTACTAGCCGACGCGCGTGCCATCCTGTTGAAGGTTGATTCCCTGCGGGCACGGGCGCGCGGCATGTGCGAAGGCGTTGAACTTTCGCTGTCGATCGCGGTGGATTGCTTGTTTCCACTAGCCGCGGTCAGCGCCGCCTTGAAAGAGCTGCATGACGCTTACCCTGCGGTCGGCGTCGAAGTAATCGTCGGGCCGCTTGGCGTACCGTTCGCCGCGCTGTACGAAGGGAAGGCCACAGTCGGGATCGTCGTTGGCGGCGATCTGCGTGATCCGCGAATCGAACTGGAGGCGCTGTCGTCGCTGTCGTTCGTCGCTGTGGTCGCAGCGGCACACCCCCTGGCGGCGCGGAGCCGCACTGGAGACGAAGTTACAGCGACGGAGCTGACTGACCACCTGCAGATCGTGCAGGCGGATCCGACCCCTCTGTCGGAGGGGCGCGACTTCGGCGTGCTGTCGCCCGGTACCTGGCGGGTCAGCGGTCAGGACACCAAACAGGCGCTGATCCTGGCGGGCGCCGGTTGGGGGCGGCTACCGCGGTGGGCGGTGGAACGCGATCTTGCCGAAGGGCACCTGGTGCGAGTGCGGGCTTCGGCACTTGGGCGCGACGGCGAGGCCGTTGTAGACGCATTCTTGGCACATCGGAACGACACCCCGTTTGGCCCTGCTGCCTGCGCCTTTCGTACGGCGCTGCGCCGCCATGCTCATAAGGAGCTCAGCCGAGCAACTCCCCCCTCGCGCGAATAG
- a CDS encoding MFS transporter, whose product MDALHTRNGARWPSILLIVGAGVVSACQVGKVPAALADIQAHLALDLGTASWLLSAFAVVGAFTGITIGVAVDHVGARFMALGGLLLQGGGSAIGALANDAPLLLAMRAVEGVGFLAVSVAAPTLIIAVARSSDHSRAMAMWGTFMPIGMSAVLVAAPLLDALGWRGFWLVNAALLIGYAALLVPATRGIPARMVPVRSIARVVRLTLSASGPWLLAGLFAFFAAAYFAVFAFLPAILSERLSVDTWMGSLLAGVAVSVNALGNLACGALLSRGVAHRTILLLGFGAMAICSIGVLSGALSGALVYTASIVFSALAGLIPVALIHSAPRMAPCPELIGATIGFLMQGNNVGLVFGPAAAGALAVAHGWPTVSLLVVSLAAAASLLAISLHLQQCKARTRPSSVRHPAPVDEL is encoded by the coding sequence ATGGACGCTCTCCACACGCGGAATGGCGCTCGCTGGCCGAGTATCCTGTTGATCGTGGGGGCGGGCGTGGTTTCGGCCTGCCAAGTCGGCAAGGTGCCCGCCGCGCTCGCCGACATCCAGGCCCACCTCGCACTCGACCTCGGCACCGCGTCCTGGCTGCTCTCCGCGTTCGCCGTCGTCGGCGCGTTCACGGGCATCACCATCGGCGTGGCGGTGGATCACGTCGGCGCCCGGTTCATGGCGCTCGGCGGACTCCTCCTGCAGGGCGGAGGCAGCGCCATCGGCGCCCTGGCGAATGATGCGCCGCTACTCCTGGCCATGCGCGCAGTCGAGGGGGTCGGGTTCCTGGCGGTGAGTGTAGCGGCACCGACCTTGATTATCGCGGTCGCGCGATCCAGCGACCACAGTCGGGCTATGGCCATGTGGGGCACCTTCATGCCGATTGGCATGTCCGCGGTATTGGTTGCAGCGCCACTGCTGGACGCCTTGGGATGGCGCGGCTTCTGGCTGGTGAACGCAGCCCTGCTGATTGGCTATGCTGCTCTGCTGGTGCCGGCAACGCGTGGCATTCCAGCTCGCATGGTTCCCGTGCGGAGCATCGCTCGTGTTGTTCGGCTGACACTGTCCGCTAGCGGGCCATGGCTCCTTGCCGGGCTATTCGCCTTCTTCGCGGCGGCCTACTTCGCGGTGTTTGCGTTTCTACCGGCAATCCTATCCGAACGGTTGTCCGTGGACACCTGGATGGGCAGTCTGCTCGCCGGGGTTGCGGTATCGGTCAATGCGCTCGGCAATCTTGCCTGCGGTGCTCTGTTGTCGAGAGGTGTGGCTCACCGCACGATCCTACTGCTCGGCTTTGGAGCAATGGCCATATGCAGCATTGGCGTCTTGAGTGGCGCGTTGTCCGGCGCTCTTGTCTATACCGCCAGCATCGTCTTCTCCGCTCTTGCCGGGCTGATTCCGGTGGCGCTGATCCACTCCGCGCCACGGATGGCGCCCTGCCCCGAGCTGATCGGGGCGACCATCGGTTTCCTGATGCAAGGGAACAACGTCGGGCTCGTCTTCGGCCCGGCTGCAGCGGGTGCACTGGCGGTGGCCCATGGCTGGCCGACAGTGTCCCTCCTGGTTGTCAGCCTCGCCGCTGCCGCCAGCCTACTCGCAATCTCGCTGCATCTGCAGCAATGCAAAGCTAGGACACGGCCTAGTTCGGTGAGGCACCCGGCTCCGGTAGATGAACTGTAG
- a CDS encoding MarR family winged helix-turn-helix transcriptional regulator codes for MYNASPQGQRKQLINDKTLSEEDATALALAERLRDTISRFVRSVRNETDTPTTSQSETLFLLEKRGPLSVAELANCRNVRHQSMRLVTAQLETEGLVCRLPNPADGRSQLLSITEKGREGLSRSREARTSKIAALIEERLSEEDRQTLEAAIPIIERLC; via the coding sequence ATGTACAACGCATCTCCGCAAGGACAGAGAAAGCAATTGATTAACGACAAAACCCTCTCCGAAGAAGATGCCACTGCGCTAGCACTTGCAGAAAGGCTGCGCGACACTATCAGTCGATTCGTACGCAGCGTGAGGAATGAGACAGATACGCCAACGACATCTCAGTCTGAAACCCTGTTTCTTCTTGAAAAACGCGGTCCGCTGAGTGTCGCCGAACTAGCGAACTGCCGTAATGTCCGACATCAAAGTATGCGACTGGTGACCGCTCAGCTTGAAACCGAGGGCTTGGTTTGCAGATTGCCCAATCCAGCGGACGGGCGCAGCCAACTTCTATCGATCACCGAGAAAGGGCGAGAGGGATTGTCTCGCTCCCGCGAAGCCCGGACATCGAAGATCGCCGCTCTGATAGAGGAACGTCTGTCCGAAGAGGATAGACAGACACTTGAAGCCGCAATTCCCATTATCGAACGGCTTTGCTAG